Proteins encoded together in one Lathyrus oleraceus cultivar Zhongwan6 chromosome 5, CAAS_Psat_ZW6_1.0, whole genome shotgun sequence window:
- the LOC127079799 gene encoding uncharacterized protein LOC127079799, with amino-acid sequence MNPERKSIHNYKFVEPPLAVLRGLGERLDLTHKDAFKEVYGNLLGILNTEVSITVVHTLVQFYDPPLRCFNFQDYQLAPTLEEYSHILGIRIKNQVPYIRTKELPEYRELVEALHMGKKEIELNLKPKGGIHGFTSKFLVDKAITFAEAGSWTAFNAHLALLIYGIILFPNMEEFVDLVAIHIFLTQNPILTLLADTYYSIHVRTQKKKGIIVCCTPLLYRWFILHLPSEGPFIENKDNLKWS; translated from the coding sequence atGAATCCCGAGAGAAAGAGCATCCACAATTACAAGTTTGTGGAACCTCCATTGGCTGTATTGAGAGGACTTGGGGAACGTTTAGACCTGACTCACAAAGACGCCTTCAAGGAAGTGTATGGTAACCTGCTGGGTATTCTGAACACCGAGGTCAGCATCACTGTTGTGCACACcttggtgcagttctacgatccacCACTAAGGTGCTTTAATTTCCAAGATTACCAGCTAGCGCCGACTTTGGAAGAGTATTCTCATATTTTGGGTATTAGGATTAAAAACCAAGTGCCCTACATCCGCACTAAGGAACTTCCTGAATATCGAGAACTTGTTGAAGCTCTACATATgggaaagaaagagatagaattgAACCTGAAACCAAAGGGTGGAATCCATGGCTTTACCTCTAAGTTTCTCGTAGACAAAGCTATCACCTTCGCTGAAGCTGGAAGTTGGACGGCCTTCAACGCTCATCTAGCTTTACTCATCTATGGGATTATCTTGTTTCCAAATATGGAGGAGTTTGTAGACTTGGTTGCCATTCACATCTTCTTGACTCAGAACCCGATTCTCACTCTTCTTGCTGATACTTACTATTCCATCCATGTGAGAACCCAGAAGAAGAAAGGGATTATCGTCTGTTGCACCCCTTTACTGTATAGATGGTTTATTTTGCATCTACCCAGTGAAGGTCCCTTCATTGAGAACAAAGATAACTTGAAATGGTCCTAG